The Apium graveolens cultivar Ventura chromosome 6, ASM990537v1, whole genome shotgun sequence genome contains a region encoding:
- the LOC141668890 gene encoding uncharacterized protein LOC141668890: MEVLRLGMDEVPSSGMEMITLDKLLCNMPRLNSLFLDGFFLKILESGAGILKKFTRAMENMKYLYLHRIELYDLIQIQHVLCLVRSSPYLHTLDIDLDHGVHSSDGMDLLDLAMLSDHMIRLETLKIYNLIGSRAEFQFLKLLLASSPSLKRIELKMKDIVDDPTEELRISQELLQIPRASNSAQIQWM, translated from the exons ATGGAAGTTCTTAGGCTCGGGATGGATGAAGTGCCAAGTTCTGGTATGGAAATGATTACTTTAGACAAGCTACTTTGCAATATGCCTAGACTCAATTCTCTTTTCCTTGATGGCTTCTTCCTCAAG ATTCTTGAATCAGGTGCAGGTATTTTGAAGAAGTTCACGAGAGCTATGGAGAACATGAAATATCTGTACCTTCACCGTATTGAATTATATGATTTGATTCAGATTCAACATGTTCTTTGTTTGGTCAGAAGTTCACCTTATCTGCACACTCTTGACATCGATCTG GATCATGGAGTACATAGCAGTGATGGTATGGACTTACTGGACCTTGCGATGTTGTCGGACCACATGATTCGGCTTGAAACCCTTAAAATATACAACTTGATTGGTTCCCGTGCCGAGTTTCAGTTCCTTAAACTTTTGCTTGCATCTTCCCCTTCGCTTAAACGGATTGAACTTAAAATGAAAGACATAGTTGATGATCCTACAGAAGAGTTGAGGATTTCACAAGAGTTGTTGCAGATCCCTAGAGCATCCAATTCTGCACAGATCCAGTGGATGTAG